Proteins from a genomic interval of Xanthomonas sp. AM6:
- a CDS encoding TIM barrel protein, which yields MSIQSIGPAPAPGFTRRDALRIAVAGSLGLGAAGVLPAFAAAAPLKGNMKHSVARWTFPQQSIAQLCQTVKGIGFAAIDLVGPADWPTLKANGVYSSMCNGAELGLDKGFAGRQFHDQLVERYTRHIDLVADAGYRNLICFSGNRNGMDPQEGMAHAEAGLKRILGHAEKRGVVLVMELLNSRVDHPDYLCDHSAWGVELCRRIGSEHFGLLYDIYHMQIMEGDIIATIGKHHAFFKHYHTAGVPGRHEIGDDQELHYPAICRAIRDTGFDGYLAQEFMPAAPDPVGSLREAIRLCDV from the coding sequence ATGTCCATCCAATCGATCGGACCGGCGCCGGCCCCGGGATTCACGCGGCGAGATGCGCTGCGCATTGCCGTGGCCGGCAGCCTTGGGTTGGGCGCTGCGGGCGTGCTGCCTGCGTTTGCCGCTGCCGCGCCGCTCAAAGGCAACATGAAGCATTCCGTCGCCCGCTGGACGTTCCCGCAGCAGTCGATCGCCCAGCTTTGCCAGACGGTGAAAGGCATCGGTTTCGCCGCCATCGATCTGGTCGGCCCGGCGGATTGGCCGACGCTGAAGGCGAATGGCGTGTACAGCTCGATGTGCAACGGCGCGGAACTGGGCCTGGACAAGGGCTTCGCCGGCCGCCAGTTCCACGACCAGCTGGTCGAGCGCTACACGCGGCACATCGACCTGGTGGCCGATGCCGGTTATCGCAACCTCATCTGTTTTTCCGGCAATCGCAACGGCATGGACCCTCAGGAAGGCATGGCCCACGCCGAGGCGGGGCTCAAGCGCATCCTCGGGCATGCCGAGAAGCGCGGCGTCGTGCTGGTGATGGAGCTGCTGAACTCCAGGGTCGATCATCCCGACTACCTGTGCGACCACTCCGCATGGGGCGTCGAGCTGTGCCGGCGGATCGGCTCGGAGCATTTCGGCCTGCTGTACGACATCTACCACATGCAGATCATGGAGGGCGACATCATCGCCACCATCGGCAAGCATCATGCGTTCTTCAAGCATTACCACACCGCGGGCGTGCCTGGCCGGCACGAGATCGGAGACGATCAGGAACTCCACTATCCCGCCATCTGTCGCGCGATCCGCGATACCGGTTTCGACGGCTATCTGGCGCAGGAATTCATGCCTGCGGCGCCGGATCCCGTCGGCTCGCTGCGCGAGGCGATCCGCCTCTGCGACGTCTGA
- a CDS encoding GMC family oxidoreductase, producing the protein MADNHYDAIVVGSGISGGWAAKELTEKGLKVLMLERGRNIEHVKDYVNAMKEAWDFPHHNRPTQAMKADYPVLMRDYGLVENLQGMWANEKESPYTEIKRFDWFRGYHVGGRSLMWGRQSYRLSDLDFQANLKDGIAIDWPIRYADIAPWYDYVEKFAGIAGTREGLDVLPDGEFLPPIPLNIVEKDVAARIKKAFGGTRHLIHSRTANITEPKVEQGRVNCQYRNKCILGCPYGAYFSTQSATLPAAMKTGNLTLRPFSIVKEVLYDKDRKRARGVEIIDAESGQTYQYTANVIFLNASSFNSTWLLMNSATDVWEGGLGSSSGELGHNVMDHHFGAGAAGRVEGYDDKYYFGRRPCGFYIPRFRNVAADKRGYLRGFGYQGGASRTGWSREIAELNIGADLKDALTLPGEWRIGMTGFGEMLPHHDNTIRLDRHRKDKWGLPVLAMDVSLRANEKAMRKDMAADAAEMLEAAGVKDVQMHDDDYAPGKGIHEMGTARMGRDRKNSVLNQHNQVWDAPNVYVTDGACMTSSACVNPSLTYMALTARAADHAVRELKAGNL; encoded by the coding sequence ATGGCAGACAATCACTACGACGCCATCGTCGTCGGCTCGGGAATCAGTGGCGGTTGGGCGGCGAAGGAACTGACCGAGAAAGGCCTCAAGGTCCTGATGCTGGAACGCGGCCGCAACATCGAACACGTCAAGGACTACGTCAACGCGATGAAGGAGGCGTGGGATTTCCCGCACCACAACCGGCCGACCCAGGCGATGAAGGCCGACTACCCGGTGCTGATGCGCGACTACGGCCTGGTCGAGAATCTGCAGGGGATGTGGGCCAACGAAAAGGAATCGCCCTACACCGAGATCAAGCGGTTCGACTGGTTCCGCGGCTATCACGTGGGCGGCCGCTCGCTGATGTGGGGACGGCAGAGCTATCGCCTGTCGGACCTGGATTTCCAGGCGAACCTCAAGGACGGCATCGCCATCGACTGGCCGATCCGTTACGCCGACATCGCGCCCTGGTACGACTACGTGGAGAAGTTCGCCGGCATCGCCGGCACGCGCGAGGGCCTGGACGTGTTGCCCGACGGCGAGTTCCTGCCGCCGATCCCTTTGAACATCGTCGAGAAGGACGTGGCCGCGCGGATCAAGAAGGCCTTTGGCGGGACCAGGCACCTGATCCACTCGCGCACCGCGAACATCACCGAGCCCAAGGTCGAGCAGGGCCGCGTCAACTGCCAGTACCGCAACAAGTGCATCCTGGGCTGCCCCTACGGCGCCTACTTCTCGACCCAGTCGGCGACGCTGCCGGCGGCCATGAAGACCGGCAACCTGACCTTGCGGCCCTTCTCGATCGTCAAGGAAGTGCTCTACGACAAGGACCGCAAGCGTGCGCGGGGCGTGGAGATCATCGATGCCGAGAGCGGACAGACCTACCAGTACACGGCCAACGTCATCTTCCTCAACGCGTCCTCCTTCAATTCGACCTGGCTGCTGATGAACTCGGCCACCGATGTCTGGGAAGGCGGGCTGGGGTCTTCGTCCGGCGAGCTGGGGCACAACGTGATGGACCATCATTTCGGCGCCGGTGCCGCCGGCCGGGTCGAGGGCTACGACGACAAGTACTACTTCGGCCGTCGTCCCTGCGGCTTCTACATTCCCCGTTTCCGCAACGTCGCCGCGGACAAGCGCGGCTACCTGCGCGGGTTCGGCTACCAGGGCGGCGCCAGCCGCACCGGGTGGTCGCGCGAGATCGCCGAGCTGAACATCGGCGCCGACCTGAAGGACGCGCTGACCCTGCCGGGCGAATGGCGCATCGGCATGACTGGATTCGGCGAAATGCTGCCTCACCACGACAACACGATTCGCCTGGACCGGCACCGCAAGGACAAATGGGGGCTGCCGGTGCTGGCGATGGACGTGTCCCTGCGCGCGAACGAAAAGGCCATGCGCAAGGACATGGCCGCCGATGCCGCCGAGATGCTGGAGGCCGCCGGCGTCAAGGACGTGCAGATGCACGATGACGATTACGCCCCGGGCAAGGGCATCCACGAGATGGGCACCGCGCGCATGGGCCGTGACCGAAAAAACTCCGTGCTGAACCAGCACAACCAGGTCTGGGACGCGCCGAATGTCTACGTGACCGACGGCGCCTGCATGACCTCCAGCGCCTGCGTGAATCCCTCGCTGACCTACATGGCGCTGACGGCACGGGCAGCGGACCATGCCGTGCGCGAACTGAAAGCGGGGAACCTGTGA
- a CDS encoding gluconate 2-dehydrogenase subunit 3 family protein, with protein sequence MDRRELLKMIVAATGAAMVGLPALVHGQAPAEGAKNAFSAAEVGTLDEIAETILPRTKTPGAKDAGVGAFMARFVTDCYTAEQQAAFRAGLADIDKRAGGRFVSLAPQARTELLRALDAEARKHLVTVTDTGTAKAADAMPHPFTMIKQLAIFSFFTSKVAATEVLQYVAVPGRYDGDLAYAPGTPAWATN encoded by the coding sequence ATGGATCGCCGCGAACTGCTGAAGATGATCGTCGCCGCCACGGGCGCGGCCATGGTCGGCCTGCCCGCGCTCGTCCACGGACAGGCGCCGGCCGAGGGCGCGAAGAACGCCTTCTCCGCCGCCGAGGTCGGCACGCTGGACGAGATCGCCGAGACCATCCTGCCGCGAACCAAGACGCCGGGGGCGAAGGACGCCGGCGTCGGTGCGTTCATGGCGCGATTCGTCACCGATTGCTACACCGCCGAGCAGCAGGCGGCGTTCCGCGCCGGCCTGGCCGACATCGACAAACGCGCCGGCGGCCGATTCGTGTCGCTCGCGCCGCAGGCCCGCACCGAGCTGCTGCGCGCCCTGGATGCGGAAGCCAGGAAACACCTCGTCACCGTGACCGACACCGGCACTGCCAAAGCGGCGGACGCGATGCCGCATCCCTTCACGATGATCAAGCAGCTGGCCATCTTCAGCTTCTTCACCTCGAAGGTCGCCGCGACCGAAGTGTTGCAGTACGTCGCCGTGCCGGGTCGCTACGACGGCGACCTCGCCTATGCCCCCGGTACGCCCGCTTGGGCGACCAACTGA
- a CDS encoding DUF1080 domain-containing protein yields MTRSLLMAACLLAAAPAFAQASDDPARDPKKTEVWKPVPAMVATPPGRAPSDAIVLFDGKDLSAWESEQGGRVPWLVADGALTVVPGSKGIRTKQRFCDIQLHVEWRTPTATRGFEGQQRGNSGIFLQDLYELQVLDSYNNPTYANGQAGAIYKQAIPLVNASRAPGQWQVYDVIWKAPRFSQGGGLTSPARITVLHNGVLVQDDTVVSGKTEYIGAPSYAPHACAPISLQEHDSKVSYRNIWVREL; encoded by the coding sequence ATGACCAGATCCCTCCTGATGGCGGCCTGCCTGCTGGCCGCGGCGCCTGCGTTCGCGCAGGCCAGCGACGACCCCGCGCGCGATCCGAAGAAGACCGAGGTGTGGAAACCCGTGCCCGCGATGGTGGCCACGCCCCCGGGCCGCGCGCCCTCCGACGCGATCGTGCTGTTCGACGGCAAGGATCTCTCCGCCTGGGAGTCGGAGCAGGGCGGACGCGTGCCCTGGCTCGTCGCCGACGGCGCGCTGACCGTGGTTCCGGGAAGCAAGGGCATCCGGACCAAGCAGCGCTTCTGCGACATCCAGCTGCACGTCGAGTGGCGCACGCCCACCGCGACGCGGGGGTTCGAAGGCCAGCAGCGGGGGAACAGCGGCATCTTCCTGCAGGACCTGTATGAGCTGCAGGTGCTCGACAGCTACAACAACCCGACCTATGCCAACGGCCAGGCCGGCGCGATCTACAAGCAGGCCATTCCGCTGGTGAACGCCTCGCGTGCGCCGGGCCAGTGGCAGGTCTACGACGTCATCTGGAAGGCGCCCCGCTTTTCGCAGGGCGGCGGGCTCACGTCACCCGCGCGCATCACCGTCCTGCACAACGGCGTCCTGGTGCAGGACGACACCGTCGTGTCGGGCAAGACCGAGTACATCGGCGCGCCGTCGTACGCGCCACATGCGTGCGCGCCGATCTCCCTGCAGGAGCACGATTCCAAGGTCAGCTACCGCAACATCTGGGTGCGCGAACTGTAG
- a CDS encoding cytochrome c, with the protein MKTILTVAAVLLGATLATTAWSKEDPAAGARLYATNCTACHGANRAGVPGAFPALIDVGKRLESAQIKEKIRKGGGLMPPFPQLSQQDVDDLASFLAQ; encoded by the coding sequence TTGAAAACGATTCTGACAGTGGCCGCGGTTCTGCTGGGGGCGACGCTTGCGACCACGGCATGGTCCAAGGAGGACCCTGCGGCCGGCGCGCGGCTCTACGCAACGAACTGCACGGCCTGCCACGGCGCCAATCGCGCGGGCGTCCCGGGCGCGTTCCCCGCGCTCATCGACGTGGGCAAGCGGCTGGAGTCGGCGCAGATCAAGGAGAAGATCAGGAAGGGCGGCGGCTTGATGCCGCCCTTTCCCCAGCTGTCCCAACAGGACGTCGACGACCTTGCCAGCTTCCTGGCGCAATAG
- a CDS encoding sugar phosphate isomerase/epimerase, protein MNTPARRTATLALLFLAALPAFARDAAGPQKPIAVQMYTLRNAGSLDQQLKIVHDAGVGAVETVGTQNVSAAELKQLLDRYAIKAISSHVQLADLRKDLDGVVTFNRSIGNTTLVVPYLAEKDRPADAAGWTALGKELGQIAKRLQAKGMRLAYHNHDFELVDFNGKTGLELLFAAAGPELETELDLAWVARAGYDPAAMLGKFKGRMFAVHAKDNAPKGQAEDEGGFAAVGKGVLGWNAILPAAAGAGVRWYIIEHDRPRDPATVIRTGADYLREHLPANVPASARR, encoded by the coding sequence ATGAACACCCCTGCACGCAGGACCGCGACGCTCGCACTGCTGTTCCTCGCCGCCCTGCCCGCCTTCGCACGCGACGCCGCCGGCCCGCAAAAACCCATCGCAGTGCAGATGTACACGCTGCGCAACGCCGGCTCGCTGGACCAGCAGTTGAAGATCGTCCACGACGCCGGCGTGGGCGCGGTGGAAACGGTCGGCACGCAGAACGTCAGCGCTGCGGAACTCAAGCAACTGCTGGACAGGTATGCGATCAAGGCGATCTCGTCCCACGTGCAACTGGCCGATCTGCGCAAGGACCTGGACGGCGTGGTGACCTTCAATCGGTCGATCGGCAACACGACACTGGTGGTGCCGTACCTGGCCGAGAAGGATCGGCCGGCCGATGCCGCGGGCTGGACCGCCTTGGGCAAGGAACTGGGCCAGATCGCGAAGCGATTGCAGGCCAAGGGCATGCGCCTGGCCTACCACAACCACGACTTCGAGCTGGTCGACTTCAATGGCAAGACGGGGCTCGAATTGCTGTTCGCGGCGGCCGGCCCCGAGCTCGAGACCGAGCTGGATCTGGCCTGGGTCGCGCGTGCGGGCTACGACCCGGCGGCGATGCTGGGCAAGTTCAAGGGCCGCATGTTCGCGGTACACGCCAAGGACAACGCGCCGAAAGGCCAGGCCGAGGACGAGGGCGGCTTCGCCGCCGTGGGCAAGGGCGTCCTGGGCTGGAACGCGATCCTGCCTGCCGCGGCGGGCGCCGGCGTGCGCTGGTACATCATCGAGCACGACCGTCCGCGCGACCCGGCCACGGTCATCCGGACCGGCGCGGACTACCTGCGTGAACACCTGCCAGCCAACGTGCCCGCCAGTGCACGTCGCTAG
- a CDS encoding Gfo/Idh/MocA family oxidoreductase: protein MSKLGIAIVGTGMIGAVHRRAALLAGAAVRGVVASSPQRAREVAQSWDVPRAYRDIEDVVADPQVQVVHVCTPNHLHRAMAQAALEAGKHVICEKPLATTLEDAQALAALAASTGLVATVPFVYRYHPVVREARARIAQGELGPLRLIHGSYLQDWLLDPASNNWRVDPALGGASRVFADIGSHWCDLVEWVGGERFVDVSAAFATVIAERGTLTGQSFTTPAAGGAMQAVSSEDVAAAMFRTGAGTLASLTVSQVSAGRRNRLWFEIDGARASVAFDQEDAERLWIGLPDQREEIFVRGPGAGSAEQRRLATLPAGHAQGYGDCFEAFVADTYRAIEGGRPEGLPTFEDGLRSALIVDRVITSARTRAWTSIG from the coding sequence ATGAGCAAACTTGGAATCGCCATCGTCGGCACGGGCATGATCGGCGCCGTGCATCGTCGCGCGGCGCTGCTGGCCGGCGCCGCGGTCCGCGGCGTCGTCGCCTCTTCCCCGCAACGCGCACGCGAGGTGGCGCAGTCGTGGGATGTCCCGCGCGCCTATCGCGACATCGAAGACGTCGTCGCCGATCCGCAGGTGCAGGTCGTGCACGTGTGCACGCCCAACCATCTGCACCGCGCCATGGCGCAGGCGGCGCTGGAAGCCGGCAAGCACGTGATCTGCGAAAAGCCGCTGGCCACGACGCTGGAAGACGCCCAGGCATTGGCGGCATTGGCCGCCTCGACCGGACTGGTCGCCACGGTGCCCTTCGTCTACCGCTACCACCCGGTGGTCCGCGAGGCGCGCGCCCGCATCGCGCAGGGCGAACTGGGGCCGCTGCGCCTGATCCACGGCAGCTACCTGCAGGACTGGCTGCTGGATCCCGCCAGCAACAACTGGCGCGTGGACCCGGCGCTGGGCGGCGCCTCGCGCGTGTTCGCCGACATCGGCTCGCACTGGTGCGACCTGGTGGAATGGGTCGGCGGCGAGCGTTTCGTCGACGTCAGCGCGGCGTTCGCGACCGTGATCGCCGAGCGCGGCACCCTCACCGGGCAGAGCTTCACCACGCCGGCGGCGGGCGGCGCGATGCAGGCGGTATCGAGCGAGGACGTGGCCGCGGCGATGTTCAGGACCGGCGCGGGCACGCTGGCTTCGTTGACGGTCAGCCAGGTCTCGGCGGGACGCCGCAACCGCCTCTGGTTCGAGATCGATGGCGCCAGGGCCAGCGTGGCGTTCGACCAGGAAGACGCCGAACGGCTGTGGATCGGCCTGCCCGACCAGCGCGAGGAAATCTTCGTGCGCGGGCCGGGCGCCGGCAGCGCCGAACAGCGCCGGCTGGCGACGTTGCCGGCCGGGCACGCGCAGGGCTACGGCGATTGCTTCGAGGCGTTCGTCGCCGACACCTATCGCGCCATCGAAGGCGGGCGGCCGGAAGGCCTGCCCACCTTCGAAGACGGATTGCGCTCGGCGCTGATCGTCGATCGCGTCATCACATCGGCCAGGACGCGCGCCTGGACATCCATCGGTTGA
- a CDS encoding nucleoside permease, with translation MTHTMPRLGAMMFLQFFIWGAWFVTLGTYLVQGPLQASASQVATAFLSQSIGAIVAPFLVGLIADRYFAAQRILAVLHLAGAVLMWLASTATSFGMFSACVMVYMLLFMPTLALANSVAMRHMQSPEKQFPPVRVAGSVGWIVAGVLIGWLGWEQAHRLELTFRMAAIASLALGLYAFTLPHTPPLAQQRDAGLGQILGLDSLRLLKSRSYLVFFLASIAICVPLAFYYNFTNPYLNDLGVRGAAGLQSLGQVSEVLLMLVMPFLFVRLGVKTMLALGMAAWVVRYAMFAFGDAGGGFSLLVIGIVLHGICYDFFFVTGQIYTDAHAGPAARSSAQGFITLATYGVGMLIGTFLSGAVVEHYTTAAGPDWQQIWLFPAGVALAVLVAFLLLFRDRPVVAAAPSTR, from the coding sequence ATGACGCACACCATGCCGCGCTTGGGCGCGATGATGTTTCTGCAGTTCTTCATCTGGGGGGCGTGGTTCGTGACCCTGGGGACGTACCTGGTGCAGGGTCCCCTGCAGGCCAGCGCGAGCCAGGTGGCGACGGCCTTCCTCAGCCAGTCCATCGGCGCCATCGTGGCGCCGTTCCTGGTCGGCCTGATCGCCGATCGCTACTTCGCGGCGCAGCGCATCCTCGCGGTGCTGCACCTCGCCGGCGCGGTGCTGATGTGGCTGGCGTCCACGGCGACGAGCTTCGGCATGTTCTCCGCCTGCGTCATGGTGTACATGCTGCTGTTCATGCCGACGCTGGCGCTGGCCAACAGCGTGGCGATGCGGCACATGCAATCGCCTGAAAAGCAGTTTCCGCCGGTGCGGGTGGCCGGCAGCGTCGGCTGGATCGTGGCGGGCGTGCTGATCGGCTGGCTGGGCTGGGAACAGGCGCACCGGCTCGAGCTGACGTTCCGGATGGCGGCGATCGCGTCGCTGGCCCTGGGCCTGTACGCCTTCACCCTGCCGCACACGCCGCCGCTGGCGCAACAGCGCGACGCCGGGCTGGGGCAGATCCTGGGACTGGACTCGCTGCGGCTGCTGAAGTCGCGCTCCTATCTGGTGTTCTTCCTGGCGTCCATCGCCATCTGCGTGCCGCTGGCGTTCTACTACAACTTCACCAACCCGTATCTCAACGATCTGGGCGTGCGCGGCGCGGCCGGCCTGCAATCGCTGGGCCAGGTGTCCGAAGTCCTGCTGATGCTGGTCATGCCGTTCCTGTTCGTGCGGCTGGGGGTCAAGACCATGCTGGCGCTGGGCATGGCGGCGTGGGTGGTGCGCTACGCCATGTTCGCCTTCGGCGATGCGGGCGGCGGCTTCTCCCTGCTGGTGATCGGCATCGTGCTGCACGGCATCTGCTACGACTTCTTCTTCGTCACCGGCCAGATCTACACCGATGCGCATGCCGGCCCCGCCGCGCGCAGCAGCGCGCAGGGGTTCATCACCCTGGCCACGTACGGCGTGGGCATGTTGATCGGCACGTTCCTGTCCGGCGCGGTGGTGGAGCACTACACCACGGCGGCGGGCCCGGACTGGCAGCAGATCTGGCTGTTCCCGGCAGGCGTGGCGCTGGCCGTGCTGGTCGCCTTCCTGTTGCTGTTCCGCGACCGGCCGGTCGTCGCGGCCGCCCCCTCCACGCGCTGA
- a CDS encoding sugar phosphate isomerase/epimerase family protein, whose protein sequence is MKTLKGPALFLAQFIGDKPPFDRLDTLAGWAAGLGYSGVQVPTSTPPLFDLAQAAQSQAYCDDVAGMLAGHGLQITELSTHLQGQLVAVHPAYDSLFDGFAPPDKRGDPAARQAWAVEQLKMAAKASQRLGLTAHATFSGALAWPYFYPWPQRPPGLVDEAFAELGRRWRPILDAFDACGVDLCFEIHPGEDLHDGATFERFLEVVDHHPRARILYDPSHLLLQQMDYLGFIDRYHQRIGIFHVKDAEYRASARSGVYAGYQDWIDRPGRFRSLGDGQIDFKAIFSKFAQYDFPGWAVLEWECCLKHPEDGAREGAAFIRDHIIRVTERAFDDFADSGADPQSLRRMLGT, encoded by the coding sequence TTGAAGACGCTCAAGGGTCCAGCGCTGTTCCTGGCGCAGTTCATCGGCGACAAACCTCCCTTCGATCGCTTGGACACGCTGGCCGGGTGGGCCGCGGGCCTGGGTTATTCTGGCGTACAAGTACCGACCAGCACGCCCCCCCTGTTCGATCTGGCCCAGGCCGCGCAGAGCCAGGCGTACTGCGACGACGTCGCCGGCATGCTGGCCGGGCACGGCCTGCAGATCACCGAGCTGTCCACCCACCTGCAGGGGCAGCTGGTCGCCGTCCACCCCGCCTACGACAGCCTGTTCGACGGCTTCGCACCGCCGGACAAGCGCGGCGATCCCGCCGCCCGCCAGGCCTGGGCGGTGGAGCAGTTGAAGATGGCCGCCAAGGCCAGCCAGCGCCTGGGACTGACCGCGCACGCCACGTTCTCCGGTGCGCTGGCCTGGCCCTACTTCTATCCCTGGCCGCAACGCCCGCCCGGCCTGGTGGACGAGGCCTTCGCCGAACTCGGCCGCCGCTGGCGCCCCATCCTGGACGCCTTCGACGCCTGCGGCGTGGACCTGTGCTTCGAGATCCACCCGGGCGAGGACCTGCACGACGGCGCGACCTTCGAGCGCTTCCTGGAGGTGGTCGACCACCACCCGCGCGCCAGGATCCTGTACGACCCCAGCCACCTGCTGCTGCAGCAGATGGACTACCTGGGCTTCATCGACCGGTATCACCAGCGCATCGGCATCTTCCACGTCAAGGACGCGGAGTATCGCGCCAGCGCGCGCAGCGGCGTCTATGCCGGTTACCAGGACTGGATCGATCGTCCGGGGCGGTTCCGCTCGCTCGGCGATGGCCAGATCGACTTCAAGGCGATCTTCTCGAAGTTCGCGCAATACGATTTCCCGGGCTGGGCGGTGCTGGAGTGGGAGTGCTGCCTGAAGCATCCGGAAGACGGCGCGCGGGAGGGTGCCGCGTTCATCCGCGACCACATCATCCGCGTGACCGAACGCGCCTTCGACGACTTTGCCGACAGCGGCGCCGATCCGCAATCGCTGCGCCGCATGCTGGGGACCTGA
- a CDS encoding LacI family DNA-binding transcriptional regulator, translating to MATIYDIARQVGVSAGTVSRALSRPEKVLPATRTRIEQAAAALGYVPNTVARTLKTQRSGKILVTVPDIANPFFAQILQGAEEAAQAVGYAVLLGDTQHQPDREERYAQMLRRNEADGLIVLGHRLPPTARAIVKQLGAAAPVVNGCEFDPALGIPSVHIDNAAAARAVMEHLYGLGHERIAVVGGPPDNPLHRQRLEGARAAGKARGRLRNLTVVPGDFSVESGHAAAMALLARAPVPTAIFCFSDQMALGALAACRDLGIRVPDELSIVGFDDLASSRYLTPPLTTIRQPMREIGVRAVNLLLAIIESADVPLQQTLDFRLMLRGSTGAPKR from the coding sequence ATGGCAACCATTTACGACATCGCAAGGCAGGTCGGCGTCTCCGCCGGCACGGTGTCGCGTGCGCTTTCCCGGCCGGAAAAAGTCCTGCCGGCCACGCGCACGCGCATCGAGCAGGCCGCCGCCGCGCTGGGCTATGTCCCCAACACGGTCGCCAGGACGCTCAAGACCCAGCGCAGCGGCAAGATCCTGGTCACCGTCCCGGACATCGCCAATCCGTTCTTCGCCCAGATCCTGCAGGGCGCGGAGGAAGCGGCGCAGGCGGTCGGCTACGCCGTCCTGCTGGGCGATACCCAGCACCAGCCCGACCGCGAGGAGCGCTACGCGCAGATGCTCCGGCGCAACGAGGCCGACGGCCTGATCGTGCTGGGGCACCGCCTGCCGCCGACGGCGCGCGCGATCGTCAAGCAACTGGGCGCCGCCGCGCCGGTGGTCAACGGATGCGAGTTCGACCCGGCGCTGGGCATCCCCAGCGTCCACATCGACAACGCGGCCGCCGCGCGCGCCGTGATGGAACATCTGTATGGACTGGGCCACGAGCGGATCGCCGTGGTGGGCGGCCCGCCCGACAACCCCCTGCACCGGCAGCGACTGGAAGGGGCCCGCGCCGCCGGCAAGGCGCGCGGCCGCCTGCGCAACCTGACCGTCGTGCCGGGCGACTTCTCCGTGGAATCCGGCCATGCGGCCGCGATGGCGCTGTTGGCCCGCGCGCCCGTGCCGACCGCGATCTTCTGCTTCAGCGACCAGATGGCGCTGGGCGCCCTGGCGGCCTGCCGGGACCTGGGCATCCGCGTGCCGGATGAGCTGTCCATCGTCGGCTTCGACGACCTGGCGTCGTCCCGTTACCTCACGCCCCCGTTGACGACCATCCGGCAACCCATGCGGGAGATCGGTGTCCGCGCGGTCAACCTGCTGCTCGCCATCATCGAAAGCGCGGATGTGCCGCTTCAGCAGACGCTGGATTTCCGCTTGATGTTGCGCGGGTCGACGGGCGCGCCGAAGCGGTAG